In Pieris napi chromosome 2, ilPieNapi1.2, whole genome shotgun sequence, the following proteins share a genomic window:
- the LOC125063046 gene encoding trichohyalin-like yields the protein MVFCYKIITESPRRSRCPSPKKISPVSVSNVQSSASDLIGSIDYESSGLDSIPARDIKLLQALARKKEENDERDKLAEHFQKMWLKEKEEREAMEVQTSEQYRRYLHQKRVQDRRWYEFRSMQQEAVQQAKREQLMYCIHHKAQKSAEFRARKEDREIMKVIDRSMEEEARLCLAAERRLRLNAADSLRKRAELYHAERKEDDARLKRRAMLRDTAKRVAINNALTSWETALQRHELASEDAARRATYATMYARKRARGFRVTRAMDKRRARARRIAAVTELMRDAIRNT from the exons ATGGTGTTttgttacaaaattataacAGAGTCTCCGAGGCGTTCTCGATGTCCCTCTCCGAAGAAAATTTCACCGGTATCCGTTTCGAATG TTCAAAGCTCAGCTTCAGACCTTATAGGTTCAATAGACTATGAAAGCAGTGGCTTGGATTCGATTCCCGCGAGGGATATAAAGTTACTACAGGCCTTAGCAAGAAAGAAGGAAGAAAACGATGAAAGAGACAAACTAGCTGAACACTTCCAGAAGATGTggttaaaagaaaaagaagaaagagagGCG ATGGAAGTCCAAACATCAGAACAATATCGCCGCTACTTACACCAGAAACGAGTTCAGGATAGAAGATGGTATGAATTTCGTTCGATGCAGCAGGAGGCCGTACAGCAGGCTAAGAGAGAGCAATTGATGTACTGCATACATCATAAAGCACAGAAAAGCGCAGAGTTTAGAGCACGGAAAGAGGATAGGGAG ATAATGAAAGTAATAGATAGATCGATGGAGGAAGAAGCTCGTTTATGTCTGGCTGCAGAGCGGCGACTGCGACTCAACGCGGCGGACAGTTTGCGGAAAAGAGCTGAACTATACCATGCGGAAAGAAAAGAGGACGATGCCAGACTTAAACGGCGCGCTATGTTACGAGATACGGCTAAG CGTGTGGCAATAAACAACGCCCTAACAAGTTGGGAGACAGCACTACAACGTCACGAGTTAGCCAGCGAGGACGCGGCGCGGCGTGCGACGTACGCGACGATGTATGCAAGGAAACGAGCACGTGGTTTTAGAGTGACGCGCGCTATGGACAAGCGGCGCGCGAGAGCGAGACGTATAGCTGCTGTCACTGAGCTCATGCGGGACGCTATTAGGAATACCTAG
- the LOC125057259 gene encoding Meckel syndrome type 1 protein homolog isoform X2: MIIQNMTNINNESNPYAVESSSGYLDFEYFINVDFGKTGCGEEFEDLLNKLLKKLEKKQKHLTKFVMPPLGTRKYYISLEIESAKDFDGDIYIEYHVKIPENIESVSLLTGRTHLNKFLINEGIRMWTFGHIVDFEVEGATGIDPLPLKIFFEVISVDRWGRHRTEGYTYFPLALIPGYFKKQLSCTRPEELNEIDAESRRFFVGGCHLIEDLEILVKPQLYATNFRFVSTGSIAVHWTVISHSHSPGCHSSENQSTVPHSSSSDLIQGADAVLKQYKRAKATLAAATRSLRQAVDSE; encoded by the exons atgataatTCAAAATATGACGA atattaataatgaatctAATCCATATGCTGTAGAAAGCTCCTCTGGATATTTGGATTttgagtattttataaatgtagaCTTTGGCAAGACTGGCTGTGGAGAGGAGTTCGAGGATTTG cttaataaattgttaaagaaGTTGGAGAAGAAACAAAAACACttgacaaaatttgttatgCCTCCCCTTGGAACAAGGAAATATTACATATCATTAGAAATAGAATCTGCTAAGGATTTTGATGgtgatatttatatagaatatCATGTgaag ATTCCAGAAAACATTGAGTCTGTAAGTTTACTCACAGGAAGGACACATTTGAACAAATTCCTAATAAATGAGGGCATACGCATGTGGACTTTTGGGCATATTGTGGATTTTGAAGTTGAAGGTGCTACTGGAATAG atCCCTTGCCACTTAAGATATTCTTTGAAGTTATATCAGTTGACAGATGGGGGCGACACAGGACTGAGGGTTATACCTATTTTCCACTGGCATTAATACCAGGGTATTTCAAAAAACAGCTGTCCTGTACTAGGCCAGAGGAATTGAACGAGATAGATGCTGAAAGCCGACGTTTTTTTGTTGGGGGCTGTCATTTGATTGAGGATTTGGAAATTCTTGTCAAACCTCAGCTTTAT GCGACAAACTTCAGATTCGTATCCACAGGCAGTATAGCAGTTCACTGGACGGTTATATCTCATTCTCATTCCCCTGGCTGCCATTCCTCAGAAAATCAGTCCACTGTGCCCCATTCCTCGAGCTCTGACCTGATACAGGGGGCTGACGCGGTTTTAAAGCAATATAAGCGGGCGAAAGCAACGCTGGCTGCCGCTACTAGAAGTTTAAGACAAGCTGTGGATTCAGAATGA